A single Denticeps clupeoides chromosome 7, fDenClu1.1, whole genome shotgun sequence DNA region contains:
- the LOC114794665 gene encoding mitogen-activated protein kinase kinase kinase kinase 5-like, with protein MDVVPETPLPAAFGGFSFLKHIGRGSYGDVFEARNITTGAYSAVKVQNIESQDDFTLVQQEVDILKECDHKNIVAVHTSTLREEKLYIAMEFCAGGSLQDIYEETGPLSEQEIAFVCRETLQALQYLHRSNIIHRDIKGGNILLTEKGDVKITDFGLAAKVSNSTERQESVVGTTHWIAPEVYAAEHNGGYDHLCDIWSLGITAVELGEPEHPLFYLGSMNFPACLSDSSFLPLELKETGKWSDDYQCFVKLSLTENPVERPDSETLLLHAFVTQDGLTQSLMMELLQNKKKLKEQAVFSDSIQLSSAQLHEEDDLGWEEPPRSPQPNLWTFPAAPEPHDPAVIEDLAWEESTEFSCSPQDSLDCADTYELQDLNEDDHLQWLEDPQLHLPSMEPSGGPEEPSPYHPAASVYTERPRPPKRLLQRLRRGVTRFFKCLRRTLCCTCSASP; from the exons ATGGACGTGGTTCCAGAGACTCCACTTCCAGCTGCTTTTGGAGGATTCAGTTTCCTGAAGCACATTGGAAGAGGCTCATATGGAGATGTTTTTGAG gcCAGAAACATCACTACTGGGGCATATTCTGCAGTGAAGGTGCAGAATATCGAGTCGCAGGATGACTTCACCCTTGTTCAGCAGGAAGTGGATATCTTGAAAGAGTGTGACCACAAGAACATTGTGGCAGTTCACACCAGCACCCTGAG AGAGGAAAAGCTGTACATAGCAATGGAGTTCTGTGCAGGAGGTTCACTTCAGGATATCTATGAAG aGACTGGACCCCTGTCAGAGCAGGAGATTGCTTTTGTGTGCAGAGAGACCCTCCAG GCACTGCAGTATCTCCACAGGTCCAACATCAtccacagggacatcaaaggTGGAAATATTCTGCTGACAGAAAAGGGCGACGTGAAAATCA CTGACTTTGGACTCGCTGCTAAAGTCTCCAACTCCACTGAGAGACAGGAGTCAGTGGTTGGGACGACACATTG gaTTGCTCCAGAGGTCTATGCTGCAGAACACAATGGTGGTTATGACCATTTGTGTGACATCTGGTCTCTGGGCATCACCGCTGTGGAGCTGGGAGAACCGGAGCACCCACTTTTTTATTTGGGTTCTATGAA tttcccAGCATGTCTGTCCGACAGCAGCTTCCTGCCTCTGGAGCTGAAGGAGACGGGGAAATG GTCTGACGATTACCAATGTTTCGTCAAGCTCTCCCTGACCGAGAACCCAGTGGAAAGGCCAGATTCAGAGACTCTGCTGTTg CATGCCTTTGTAACTCAGGACGGCTTGACACAGAGTCTCATGatggagctgctgcagaacaAGAAGAAGCTGAAAGAACAGGCGGTCTTCTCAGACTCCATCCAGCTGTCATCTGCACAGCTCCATGAGGAGGATGATCTGGGATGGGAGGAGCCACCCAGATCTCCACAGCCCAACCTCTGGACCTTTCCAGCCGCTCCTGAGCCTCATGACCCTGCGGTCATTGAAGATCTAGCATGGGAAGAATCTACAGAGTTTTCCTGTTCTCCTCAAGACAGTCTGGATTGTGCAGATACTTATGAGCTGCAGGACTTGAATGAGGATGATCACCTGCAGTGGCTTGAGGATCCTCAGCTTCACCTACCATCAATGGAGCCATCTGGTGGTCCGGAGGAACCATCTCCATATCATCCAGCAGCTTCTGTTTATACAGAGCGCCCCCGACCTCCAAAACGTCTTCTGCAGCGTCTGCGCCGGGGAGTGACCCGCTTCTTCAAATGCCTGCGAAGAACCCTGTGCTGCACTTGCTCTGCATCTCCATAG
- the LOC114793879 gene encoding dnaJ homolog subfamily C member 7-like, translating into MDSTNGDALNVRGLCLYYEDCIDKAVQFFIQALRMAPDHEKARLACRDQDRHSGASAEVQKEEEKKFKEVGEAFTVLSDPKKKSRYDSGHDLEDDGGMEDFDANNIFKAFFGGPGGFSFEASGPGNYFFQFG; encoded by the exons ATGGACTCGACCAATGGCGACGCTCTTAATGTCCGAGGCCTGTGCTTGTACTATGAAGACTGTATCGATAAAGCGGTACAGTTCTTCATTCAAGCGCTGCGCATGGCGCCAGACCATGAGAAAGCTCGGCTGGCATGCAGG gaccagg aCCGCCACAGTGGGGCGAGTGCAGAGGTCcagaaggaagaggagaagaagttTAAAGAGGTGGGTGAGGCCTTCACTGTGCTCTCTGACCCAAAGAAAAAGTCCCGCTATGACAGCGGCCATGACCTGGAAGATGATGGAGGCATGGAAG ACTTTGATGCCAATAACATCTTCAAAGCCTTCTTTGGAGGACCAGGCGGATTTAGCTTTGAAG CGTCTGGACCTGGCAACTACTTTTTCCAATTTGGCTAA
- the mapk3 gene encoding mitogen-activated protein kinase 3, with protein sequence MADPGSSGSATAAAAAAGAPDSSSAAAGPGEAAAPGAAAGSKPGLESVKGQIFDVGPRYTDLMYIGEGAYGMVCSALDNVTNTRVAIKKISPFEHQTYCQRTLREIKILLRFRHENIIGINDILRAPRIEYMRDVYIVQDLMETDLYKLLKTQQLSNDHICYFLYQILRGLKYIHSANVLHRDLKPSNLLINTTCDLKICDFGLARIADPEHDHTGFLTEYVATRWYRAPEIMLNSKGYTKSIDIWSVGCILAEMLSNRPIFPGKHYLDQLNHILGILGSPTQDDLNCIINMKARNYLQSLPQKPKIPWNKLFPKADGKALDLLDRMLTFNPIKRITVEEALAHPYLEQYYDPTDEPVAEEPFTFNMELDDLPKEKLKELIYEETARFQANYQGS encoded by the exons ATGGCGGATCccggcagcagcggcagcgcgacggcggcggcggcggcggccggagCCCCGGACTCGAGCAGCGCCGCCGCCGGGCCAGGCGAGGCCGCTGCGCCTGGCGCGGCCGCGGGCTCCAAGCCCGGCCTGGAGTCGGTGAAGGGGCAGATTTTCGACGTCGGTCCGCGCTACACCGACCTCATGTACATCGGAGAGGGGGCCTACGGGATGGTCTG CTCGGCTTTAGATAACGTGACCAACACTCGAGTGGCCATTAAGAAGATCAGTCCATTCGAACACCAGACTTACTGCCAGCGCACCCTGAGGGAGATTAAGATCCTGCTGAGGTTCCGCCACGAGAACATTATTGGCATCAACGACATCCTGAGAGCACCGCGCATCGAGTACATGAGAGATGT CTACATCGTTCAGGACTTGATGGAGACCGACCTGTACAAACTCTTGAAGACACAGCAGCTTAGCAATGACCACATCTGCTACTTCCTGTACCAGATCCTGAGAGGCCTCAAGTACATCCATTCAGCCAACGTGCTGCACCGAGACCTGAAGCCCTCCAACCTGCTCATCAACACCACCTGCGACCTCAAG ATCTGTGACTTTGGATTGGCCAGGATAGCTGACCCGGAGCATGACCACACAGGGTTTCTTACTGAGTATGTGGCCACACGCTGGTACAGAGCCCCTGAGATCATGCTAAACTCAAAG GGCTACACAAAGTCCATTGATATCTGGTCTGTTGGCTGCATCCTGGCGGAGATGTTATCCAACAGGCCCATCTTTCCTGGGAAACACTACCTCGACCAGCTGAACCATATTCTGG GTATCCTGGGCTCACCCACTCAGGATGATCTCAACTGCATCATCAACATGAAGGCCAGAAACTATCTGCAGTCCCTTCCCCAGAAGCCCAAGATCCCCTGGAATAAACTGTTTCCCAAGGCTGATGGCAAAG CTCTAGACCTGCTGGACCGAAtgttgacctttaaccccataAAGCGCATCACTGTGGAAGAGGCGCTGGCTCATCCCTACCTAGAGCAGTACTATGACCCGACTGACGAA CCAGTGGCTGAGGAGCCCTTCACCTTCAACATGGAGCTGGACGACCTCCCTaaggagaagctgaaggagctgATTTACGAGGAAACCGCACGCTTCCAGGCCAACTACCAGGGATCTTGA